In Rahnella aquatilis CIP 78.65 = ATCC 33071, one DNA window encodes the following:
- a CDS encoding transporter has protein sequence MQTEKPAVLNFNDEVTGMIYGFVFRPDRPAERVSSQQVQEAWQQICHDKGFVWIHVNLNHAMSEKWLKKHFGVGEPFFEEIREGSRSTRIERLDETLLAVLNDVIFRPDETSDEASTLWLSCHQQLVVTARHKPVRLIEQLFKRLEYLNITTPTALLVHLLEEQEDLLEQIVRRANQYVDTIEERLLSHHVKKNRADLGRLRRMLLRFQRLLAPEPTALFRLLNRPPTWIAPAVVQDLRQFAEEFSVVLNDLIALTERIRLLQEEITSRQMEQSNRTLYVLTVITVLALPINIVAGFFGMNVGGIPLASNHHGFILLVMIVGVFTLLTGWYALRHRDDD, from the coding sequence ATGCAGACAGAAAAACCCGCCGTACTCAATTTCAACGATGAAGTTACCGGAATGATATACGGTTTCGTTTTTCGTCCGGACCGCCCTGCCGAACGCGTTTCTTCACAACAGGTTCAGGAAGCCTGGCAGCAGATTTGCCACGACAAAGGATTCGTCTGGATCCACGTCAACCTCAATCACGCCATGTCAGAAAAATGGCTGAAAAAGCATTTTGGTGTCGGCGAGCCCTTTTTCGAGGAAATCCGCGAAGGCTCGCGCAGTACGCGCATTGAACGGCTCGATGAGACGTTGCTGGCGGTGCTCAACGACGTGATTTTCCGCCCGGATGAAACCAGCGATGAAGCGTCGACGTTGTGGCTGAGTTGCCATCAGCAACTGGTGGTCACAGCGCGCCACAAACCGGTCAGACTGATCGAGCAGTTATTCAAACGGCTGGAGTATCTGAACATCACCACGCCGACCGCGCTGCTGGTGCATCTTTTAGAGGAACAGGAAGATTTACTGGAGCAGATTGTACGGCGTGCCAATCAGTACGTGGATACCATTGAAGAGCGGCTGCTGAGTCATCACGTCAAAAAGAACCGCGCCGATCTGGGGCGTCTGCGCCGGATGCTGCTGCGGTTTCAGCGTTTACTGGCACCGGAACCGACCGCACTTTTCCGCCTGCTGAACCGTCCTCCCACCTGGATAGCACCCGCTGTGGTACAGGATTTACGGCAATTTGCCGAGGAGTTTTCCGTGGTGCTGAATGACCTTATCGCACTGACCGAACGCATCCGGTTATTGCAGGAAGAAATCACCTCACGGCAGATGGAGCAAAGCAACCGCACACTGTATGTGCTGACGGTGATCACCGTGCTTGCGCTGCCGATCAATATTGTGGCGGGTTTCTTTGGCATGAACGTCGGAGGCATTCCGCTCGCCAGCAATCACCACGGTTTTATTTTGCTGGTGATGATTGTCGGCGTGTTTACCCTGCTGACGGGCTGGTATGCATTAAGGCATCGCGACGACGACTGA
- the narJ gene encoding nitrate reductase molybdenum cofactor assembly chaperone — translation MNSLRLIGLLLDYPSDELWEHQPELLEAVAESAELTEEQRHDLALYITAFCKQDLLDAQSAYTGLFDRGRATSLLLFEHVHGESRDRGQAMVDLMGQYREAGLEIDSRELPDYLPLYLEYLTTRDEHQAREGLRDISPILALLSARMQERDSHYAELFDLLLTLSGSDIATATVREGIKQEARDDTPAALDAVWEEEQITFLGEQSCASGDETAHQKRFAGAVAPQYLNLDDTPAGEPRK, via the coding sequence ATGAACAGTTTACGACTCATTGGTTTATTGCTCGATTACCCGTCTGATGAGCTGTGGGAACACCAGCCGGAGCTGCTCGAAGCGGTGGCAGAATCTGCGGAACTGACTGAAGAACAGCGCCACGATCTGGCGCTGTACATCACGGCGTTCTGCAAACAGGATCTGCTGGATGCGCAATCGGCGTACACCGGTTTGTTCGATCGGGGTCGCGCCACCTCGTTGCTGTTGTTTGAACATGTGCACGGCGAATCCCGTGACCGCGGTCAGGCGATGGTCGATCTGATGGGGCAATACCGTGAAGCCGGGCTGGAAATCGACAGCCGCGAGCTGCCGGATTACCTGCCGCTGTATCTGGAATACCTGACCACGCGTGATGAACATCAGGCGCGGGAAGGGCTGCGTGACATCTCACCGATCCTGGCATTACTCAGCGCCCGAATGCAGGAGCGGGACAGTCATTACGCGGAACTGTTTGATCTGCTGCTGACCCTGTCCGGCAGCGATATCGCGACCGCCACGGTGCGTGAGGGGATCAAACAGGAAGCCCGTGATGACACGCCTGCCGCGCTGGACGCGGTGTGGGAAGAGGAACAAATCACGTTCCTTGGCGAGCAAAGCTGTGCGTCGGGTGATGAAACTGCGCACCAGAAACGCTTCGCCGGTGCGGTCGCACCACAGTATCTGAACCTTGATGACACGCCTGCGGGGGAACCACGCAAATGA
- a CDS encoding D-amino-acid transaminase yields MTRTVYLNGEFVAEHDAKVSVFDRGFLFADAVYEVSAVLNGRLLDNTAHLARLARSCQALNLRLPCALSDIETLQKRLIAENNLVEGAVYLQISRGNSGDRDFDFPGESVTPTFLMFTQARPLTDHPKSKSGIRMVSVEDIRWQRRDIKTVGLLAPCLAKEYAHQHDADDALLIENGLITEASSSNAWIVDADGTLITRPLSTHILHGITRQALLELAKQHHIHFEERPFTLDEALNAREIFISSATTFIWPVIALDGKPVGDGKPGTVAAKLRAIYVAMAVEASQGKTAPPPAKGEDGRGF; encoded by the coding sequence ATGACCAGAACGGTATACCTCAACGGGGAGTTTGTTGCCGAGCATGACGCGAAGGTGTCGGTATTTGATCGCGGTTTCTTATTTGCGGATGCCGTCTATGAAGTCAGCGCCGTACTGAACGGACGTCTGCTCGACAACACGGCTCATCTTGCGCGGCTTGCGCGTTCCTGTCAGGCGCTGAACCTGCGTCTGCCTTGTGCGCTCAGTGATATTGAGACTCTGCAAAAACGTCTGATCGCTGAAAACAATCTGGTGGAAGGGGCGGTGTATCTGCAAATCAGTCGCGGCAACAGCGGCGACCGTGATTTTGATTTCCCCGGTGAAAGCGTAACGCCGACTTTTCTGATGTTTACGCAGGCGCGCCCGCTGACAGACCACCCGAAATCAAAAAGCGGTATCCGCATGGTTTCCGTTGAGGATATCCGCTGGCAGCGTCGTGACATCAAAACCGTTGGCCTGCTGGCCCCGTGTCTGGCGAAAGAGTATGCCCATCAGCATGACGCCGACGATGCCTTACTGATCGAAAATGGTCTGATCACCGAAGCCAGCTCCAGCAATGCCTGGATCGTAGATGCTGACGGCACGCTGATCACCCGACCGCTGAGTACGCACATCTTACATGGCATCACCCGTCAGGCACTGCTGGAACTGGCGAAGCAGCACCATATCCACTTTGAGGAACGTCCGTTCACGCTGGATGAGGCACTGAATGCGCGGGAGATCTTTATCAGCTCCGCCACCACCTTTATCTGGCCAGTGATCGCGCTGGACGGGAAGCCGGTTGGCGACGGAAAACCGGGTACGGTTGCCGCAAAATTGCGGGCGATTTATGTGGCGATGGCGGTGGAAGCGAGCCAAGGGAAGACGGCTCCTCCCCCTGCGAAAGGGGAGGATGGGAGGGGGTTTTAA
- the narH gene encoding nitrate reductase subunit beta: MKIRSQVGMVLNLDKCIGCHTCSVTCKNVWTSREGMEYAWFNNVETKPGLGYPHDWENQQKWKGGWIRKINGKLQPRMGNKANLLHKIFANPHMPEIDDYYEPFDFDYQHLHTAKDSKHQPVARPRSLLTGKRMKKITGGPNWEDDLGTEFSKRSADQNFANMQKEMYGEFENTFMAYLPRLCEHCLNPACVATCPSGAIYKRGEDGIVLIDQDKCRGWRMCLTGCPYKKIYFNWKSGKSEKCIFCYPRIEAGQPTVCSETCVGRIRYLGVVLYDADRIGEAASVESEKDLYESQMSIFLDPNDPEVIAQAEKDGIPISVMDAARQSPVYKMAIEWKLALPLHPEYRTLPMVWYVPPLSPIQSAADAGALPHSGVLPDVESLRIPVEYLANLLTAGDTAPVLRALKRMLAMRHYKRAETVDGVTDTSALEQVGLSAAQAEEMYRYLAIANYEDRFVVPSSHREQAREAFPEAKGCGFSFGDGCHGSDSKFNLFNSKRIDAIDIGAKTERNS, from the coding sequence ATGAAAATTCGTTCACAAGTCGGCATGGTGCTGAATCTCGACAAATGCATTGGCTGCCACACCTGTTCCGTCACCTGTAAAAACGTCTGGACCAGCCGCGAAGGGATGGAATACGCGTGGTTCAACAACGTCGAAACCAAACCGGGTCTGGGTTATCCGCACGACTGGGAAAACCAGCAAAAATGGAAGGGTGGCTGGATCCGCAAAATCAACGGCAAACTGCAGCCGCGTATGGGCAACAAAGCCAACCTGCTGCATAAAATCTTCGCCAACCCGCATATGCCGGAAATCGATGATTACTACGAACCGTTTGATTTTGATTATCAGCATCTGCACACCGCGAAAGACAGTAAACATCAGCCGGTGGCCCGTCCGCGCTCGCTGCTGACCGGCAAACGCATGAAGAAAATTACCGGCGGCCCGAACTGGGAAGACGATCTGGGCACGGAGTTCAGTAAACGTTCTGCCGATCAGAACTTCGCCAATATGCAGAAAGAGATGTACGGTGAGTTCGAAAATACCTTTATGGCCTACCTGCCGCGTCTGTGCGAACACTGTCTGAATCCGGCCTGCGTGGCGACCTGTCCGAGCGGCGCGATTTATAAGCGCGGCGAAGACGGTATCGTGCTGATCGACCAGGACAAATGTCGTGGCTGGCGCATGTGCCTGACCGGCTGCCCGTACAAAAAAATCTACTTCAACTGGAAAAGCGGCAAATCAGAAAAATGTATTTTCTGTTATCCGCGTATCGAAGCCGGCCAGCCAACGGTCTGCTCCGAAACCTGCGTCGGCCGTATCCGTTACCTTGGCGTGGTGTTGTATGACGCCGATCGTATCGGCGAAGCCGCATCGGTGGAAAGCGAGAAAGACCTGTACGAAAGCCAGATGAGCATCTTCCTCGATCCGAACGATCCTGAGGTGATTGCACAGGCCGAAAAAGACGGCATTCCGATTTCCGTGATGGATGCCGCGCGCCAGTCGCCGGTCTACAAAATGGCAATTGAATGGAAGCTGGCGCTGCCGCTGCATCCTGAATATCGCACGCTGCCGATGGTCTGGTACGTGCCGCCGCTGTCGCCGATCCAGTCTGCTGCTGATGCCGGTGCATTACCGCACAGCGGCGTGCTGCCGGACGTCGAAAGCCTGCGTATTCCGGTGGAATATCTGGCGAACCTGCTGACGGCGGGCGACACCGCGCCGGTGCTGCGTGCGCTGAAGCGCATGCTGGCGATGCGTCATTACAAACGTGCTGAAACGGTGGATGGCGTAACCGACACCAGTGCGCTGGAACAGGTCGGATTGTCTGCGGCGCAGGCCGAAGAAATGTACCGCTATCTGGCGATTGCCAACTACGAAGACCGTTTCGTGGTGCCTTCCAGCCATCGTGAACAGGCGCGTGAAGCCTTCCCGGAAGCCAAAGGCTGTGGTTTCAGCTTCGGCGACGGCTGCCACGGCAGCGACAGCAAATTTAACCTGTTCAACAGTAAACGCATCGATGCCATCGACATCGGCGCGAAAACAGAAAGGAACAGCTGA
- a CDS encoding nitrate reductase subunit alpha: MSKFLDRFRYFKQLAEPFADGHGQTLNTNRDWEDGYRSRWQHDKVVRSTHGVNCTGSCSWKIYVKNGLVTWETQQTDYPRTRPDLPNHEPRGCPRGASYSWYLYSANRLKYPLMRKKLIQLWREARLNYSDPVDAWGSIVSQPEKAKEYKAARGRGGFVRSSWQEVNELIAASNVYTAKTFGPDRIIGFSPIPAMSMVSYASGARYLSLIGGVCLSFYDWYCDLPPASPQTWGEQTDVPESADWYNSSYIIAWGSNVPQTRTPDAHFFTEVRYKGTKTVAITPDYAEIAKICDQWLAPKQGTDSALALAMGHVILKSFHIDNPSQYFTDYVRRYTDMPMLVMLEPREDGSYAAGRMLRASDLVDNLGQENNPQWKTIAFDENTGELVSPLGSIGYRWGEKGQWNLESREGKDGADVSLRLSLLDDHDEVVNVGYPYFGGAVSEHFNSVALDEILMHKLPVKRLPLADGSTGLVASVYDLTLANYGIERGLNDENCAQRYDEIKAYTPAWAEKITGVSQQNIERIAYEFADNANKTHGRSMIIVGAGMNHWYHLDMNYRGLINMLIFCGCVGQSGGGWAHYVGQEKLRPQTGWQPLAFGLDWQRPPRQMNSTSFFYNHSSQWRYETVAPQELLSPLADKSKFTGSMIDYNVRAERMGWLPSAPQLNVNPLHIAGQAKAAGLSPADFTVAALKDGSVRFAAEQPDNPQNFPRNLFVWRSNLLGSSGKGHEYMLKYLLGTEHGIQGDDLGIQGGVMPEEVEWQAQGGEGKLDLVVTLDFRMSSTCLYSDIVLPTATWYEKDDMNTSDMHPFIHPLSAAVDPAWDSKSDWEIYKGIAKEFSRVCVGHLGVETDMVTLPIQHDSAAELAQPFGVEDWKKGECDLIPGRTAPHLMVVERDYPNTYERFTSVGPLLEKLGNGGKGISWNTDSEVGLLKKLNYTKPDGTAKGQPMINTAIDAAEVILTLAPETNGQVAVKAWAALSQNTGRDHTHLALNKEDEKIRFRDIQAQPRKIISSPTWSGLEDEHVSYNACYTNVHELIPWRTLSGRQQIYQDHAWMRAFGESLLVYRPPIDTRAAQPLLNAKPNGNPEMALNFLTPHQKWGIHSTYSDNLLMLTLGRGGPIVWLSEDDAKQLGIEDNDWIEAFNANGSLSARAVVSQRVPAGMTMMYHAQERIVNIPGSEISQQRGGIHNSVTRVCPKPTHMIGGYAQLAYGFNYYGTVGSNRDEFVIVRKMNRIDWLDDEGNDYVQDAVQQEKAQ, translated from the coding sequence ATGAGCAAGTTTCTTGACCGGTTTCGCTATTTCAAACAGCTAGCTGAACCCTTTGCTGACGGCCACGGCCAGACGCTGAATACCAATCGCGACTGGGAAGACGGCTACCGCAGCCGCTGGCAGCATGACAAAGTGGTCCGTTCCACGCACGGTGTGAACTGCACCGGTTCCTGTAGCTGGAAGATTTACGTCAAAAACGGCCTGGTGACCTGGGAAACCCAGCAGACCGACTATCCGCGCACCCGTCCGGACTTGCCAAACCACGAGCCGCGTGGTTGCCCGCGCGGGGCCAGCTATTCCTGGTATCTCTACAGTGCAAACCGTCTGAAATATCCGCTGATGCGCAAGAAACTGATCCAGTTATGGCGTGAAGCCAGACTGAATTACAGCGATCCGGTCGATGCCTGGGGCTCGATTGTCAGCCAGCCGGAAAAAGCCAAAGAATATAAAGCTGCACGCGGTCGCGGTGGTTTTGTGCGTTCAAGCTGGCAGGAAGTGAATGAACTGATTGCCGCGTCCAACGTGTATACCGCCAAAACCTTCGGCCCGGACCGCATTATTGGTTTTTCACCCATTCCGGCGATGTCGATGGTGTCATACGCTTCCGGCGCACGCTATCTGTCGCTGATCGGCGGCGTGTGTCTGAGTTTCTACGACTGGTATTGCGATTTGCCACCGGCTTCTCCGCAAACCTGGGGCGAGCAAACCGACGTGCCGGAATCGGCTGACTGGTACAACTCTTCTTATATTATCGCCTGGGGTTCCAACGTTCCGCAGACCCGTACGCCGGACGCCCACTTCTTCACTGAAGTGCGTTACAAAGGCACCAAAACTGTCGCCATTACGCCGGATTACGCGGAAATCGCCAAGATTTGCGACCAGTGGCTGGCGCCGAAACAGGGTACCGACAGCGCGCTGGCGCTGGCGATGGGCCATGTGATCCTCAAGTCCTTCCATATCGATAATCCGAGCCAGTACTTCACCGACTATGTGCGCCGCTACACCGACATGCCGATGCTGGTGATGCTTGAACCGCGTGAAGACGGTTCGTATGCCGCAGGCCGTATGCTGCGTGCGTCTGATCTGGTGGACAATCTCGGTCAGGAAAATAACCCGCAATGGAAAACCATCGCCTTCGATGAAAACACCGGTGAACTGGTGTCGCCGTTAGGCTCGATTGGTTACCGCTGGGGCGAAAAAGGCCAGTGGAATCTGGAATCCCGCGAAGGGAAAGACGGCGCAGATGTCAGCCTGAGGCTGAGCCTGCTTGACGATCATGATGAAGTCGTCAACGTTGGCTATCCGTACTTCGGCGGCGCGGTCAGCGAGCATTTCAACAGCGTGGCGCTGGATGAAATTCTGATGCACAAGTTGCCGGTCAAACGCCTGCCACTGGCGGATGGCAGCACCGGTCTGGTGGCCAGTGTTTACGACCTGACGCTGGCAAACTACGGCATCGAACGCGGTCTGAACGATGAAAACTGCGCGCAACGCTATGATGAAATCAAAGCCTATACGCCAGCCTGGGCCGAGAAAATCACCGGTGTTTCTCAGCAGAACATCGAGCGTATCGCCTATGAATTTGCTGATAACGCCAATAAAACCCACGGTCGTTCGATGATCATTGTCGGTGCCGGGATGAACCACTGGTATCACCTCGACATGAACTACCGTGGTCTGATCAATATGCTGATCTTCTGTGGTTGCGTCGGTCAGAGCGGTGGCGGCTGGGCCCACTACGTCGGGCAGGAAAAACTGCGTCCGCAAACCGGCTGGCAGCCGCTGGCGTTTGGCCTCGACTGGCAGCGTCCACCGCGCCAGATGAACAGCACCTCGTTCTTCTACAACCATTCAAGTCAGTGGCGTTACGAAACCGTCGCGCCACAGGAGTTATTATCTCCGCTGGCGGATAAATCCAAATTCACCGGCAGCATGATTGACTACAACGTGCGCGCTGAACGCATGGGCTGGCTGCCGTCTGCGCCGCAGCTCAACGTTAATCCGCTGCACATTGCCGGACAGGCGAAAGCTGCCGGTTTATCACCGGCTGATTTTACCGTGGCAGCGCTTAAAGACGGCAGCGTGCGTTTTGCGGCGGAACAGCCGGACAATCCGCAGAACTTCCCGCGCAACCTGTTCGTCTGGCGCTCCAACCTGCTGGGGTCTTCCGGTAAGGGCCACGAGTACATGCTGAAATATCTGCTGGGTACCGAACACGGTATTCAGGGGGATGATCTCGGTATTCAGGGCGGCGTGATGCCGGAAGAAGTCGAATGGCAGGCGCAGGGCGGCGAAGGCAAACTGGATCTGGTGGTGACACTTGATTTCCGTATGTCCAGCACCTGTCTGTATTCCGACATCGTGCTGCCGACCGCCACCTGGTACGAAAAAGACGACATGAATACCTCTGATATGCATCCGTTTATTCATCCGCTGTCTGCGGCCGTTGATCCGGCCTGGGATTCGAAAAGCGACTGGGAAATTTACAAAGGCATCGCCAAAGAGTTCTCCCGCGTCTGCGTCGGCCATCTGGGTGTCGAAACCGATATGGTGACCTTGCCGATCCAGCACGATTCCGCCGCTGAACTGGCGCAGCCGTTTGGCGTGGAAGACTGGAAAAAAGGCGAATGTGACCTGATCCCCGGGCGCACTGCACCACACCTGATGGTCGTTGAGCGTGATTATCCGAATACTTACGAGCGTTTCACCTCTGTCGGTCCGTTGCTGGAAAAACTCGGTAACGGCGGCAAAGGCATCAGCTGGAATACTGACAGCGAAGTCGGTTTGCTGAAAAAACTGAATTACACCAAACCGGACGGTACGGCCAAAGGCCAGCCGATGATCAACACCGCCATTGATGCGGCAGAGGTCATCCTGACGCTGGCACCGGAAACCAACGGTCAGGTGGCGGTGAAAGCCTGGGCGGCGCTGAGCCAGAATACCGGTCGCGACCATACGCATCTGGCGCTGAATAAAGAAGACGAGAAAATCCGCTTCCGCGATATTCAGGCGCAGCCGCGCAAAATCATCTCCAGCCCGACGTGGTCTGGCCTGGAAGATGAACACGTTTCTTACAACGCCTGTTACACCAACGTGCATGAGCTGATCCCGTGGCGCACGCTGTCCGGCCGTCAGCAGATTTATCAGGATCACGCGTGGATGCGTGCGTTCGGTGAAAGCCTGCTGGTATACCGTCCGCCAATCGACACCCGCGCGGCGCAGCCGTTGCTGAACGCGAAACCGAACGGTAATCCGGAAATGGCGCTGAACTTCCTGACGCCGCACCAGAAATGGGGCATTCACTCCACCTACAGCGACAACCTGCTGATGCTGACCTTAGGTCGCGGCGGCCCGATTGTCTGGCTGAGTGAAGACGATGCGAAACAGTTAGGTATTGAAGATAACGACTGGATCGAAGCGTTTAACGCCAACGGTTCACTGAGCGCCCGTGCGGTGGTCAGCCAGCGTGTACCGGCGGGGATGACCATGATGTACCACGCGCAGGAACGCATCGTGAATATTCCGGGATCGGAAATCAGCCAGCAGCGCGGTGGTATTCACAACTCGGTCACCCGCGTTTGCCCGAAACCGACCCATATGATCGGCGGTTACGCGCAACTGGCCTACGGCTTCAACTACTACGGCACGGTCGGTTCTAACCGCGATGAATTTGTGATTGTGCGCAAAATGAACCGCATCGACTGGTTAGACGATGAAGGCAATGACTACGTGCAGGACGCCGTGCAACAGGAGAAAGCCCAATGA
- the narI gene encoding respiratory nitrate reductase subunit gamma, which translates to MTDFLNNFFFNIYPYLCGTVFLAGSWLRYDYGQYSWRAGSSQLLEKKTLRIASPLFHVGILGIFAGHAFGMLTPHWMYESFLPVPVKQQMAMWAGGACGVMTLIGGGMLVWRRLSNERVRATSSFGDIMIIILLVVQCALGLSTIPFSAQHMDGSEMMKLVGWAQSVVTFRGGAAAHLDGVAFIFRVHLVLGMTLFLLFPFCRLVHIWSAPVEYLTRRYQLVRNRR; encoded by the coding sequence ATGACCGACTTCCTCAACAACTTCTTCTTCAATATCTATCCGTACCTGTGCGGCACAGTATTCCTGGCCGGTAGCTGGTTGCGTTATGACTATGGTCAGTACAGCTGGCGCGCCGGTTCCAGCCAGTTACTGGAGAAAAAAACGCTGCGTATTGCCTCGCCGCTGTTCCACGTCGGTATTCTCGGCATTTTTGCAGGGCACGCTTTCGGGATGCTGACGCCGCACTGGATGTATGAATCCTTCCTGCCGGTGCCGGTGAAACAGCAGATGGCGATGTGGGCGGGCGGTGCCTGTGGCGTGATGACTTTGATTGGCGGCGGCATGCTGGTGTGGCGGCGTCTGAGCAACGAGCGTGTGCGGGCGACTTCCAGTTTTGGTGACATCATGATCATCATTCTGCTGGTAGTGCAATGTGCCCTGGGGCTGAGCACCATTCCGTTCTCCGCGCAGCATATGGACGGCAGCGAAATGATGAAACTGGTCGGCTGGGCGCAGTCAGTGGTGACATTCCGTGGCGGTGCGGCAGCACATCTGGACGGCGTAGCGTTTATCTTCCGCGTGCATCTGGTGCTGGGGATGACGCTGTTCCTGTTGTTCCCGTTCTGCCGTCTGGTGCATATCTGGAGCGCACCGGTGGAATATCTCACCCGCCGTTATCAGCTGGTACGTAATCGTCGCTGA
- a CDS encoding chloride channel protein, which yields MRLKAFNPDALQKGDLINLLIAIPAGIIAALVTIAFRGAISGINGLMFTDGSDITKAFNEYPKIVWPLITTAGGVIAGFILILALRYENKHGKMPDYLDVIDQRLPGIPVVSTVLRGLSSLASIASGGSIGREGAMVQLSALSGSLLGRFSRFKSVHQSDIIAMAAAGGLAAVYHAPFAGALFVAEIAFGVTAVQRLIPLFISASVAVLTVRSLTSYAPLYLYSSASFSPSFGAIFTVLIIGMATGILGPLFISSIDKVRQWMKPISHPALRLGLGGLGVGLVAMISPRVLGNGFEVIDLILNNGDLQTSLLVLLILKIVATAITIGSGAVGGLFTPSLLIGAAGGALVCTFLQWLGFDPGPVGLYAAIGMSALLAATSHAPLMSIMMAFEMTLNSSLLFPLMLATAISYVVASRLKVGGTYPVLTRHNARFAAKNAFEYSTVASLISPCSKMYVDASLSEVVSEGLKQRTRYVYVVDRQERFLGVVPTNVVAAGLIDGSVKSDSPIDPFIEQEFTTIFQQASYEQAWAMFSNSPLERLPVLENAGSRRLLGVITKAALLNKAKDFL from the coding sequence ATGCGCCTGAAAGCTTTCAACCCTGACGCCCTGCAAAAAGGTGATCTGATTAACCTGCTGATCGCCATTCCCGCCGGGATTATTGCCGCGCTGGTGACCATCGCTTTTCGCGGGGCGATTTCGGGTATTAACGGCCTGATGTTCACCGATGGCAGCGACATCACCAAAGCTTTCAATGAATATCCCAAAATTGTCTGGCCGCTGATCACCACGGCTGGGGGCGTGATTGCCGGTTTTATCCTGATCCTGGCGCTGCGCTACGAAAACAAGCACGGCAAGATGCCGGATTATCTGGATGTTATCGATCAGCGCCTGCCGGGTATTCCGGTTGTCAGTACCGTGCTGCGCGGGCTGTCGTCGCTTGCCAGTATTGCCAGCGGCGGTTCAATCGGTCGCGAAGGTGCAATGGTGCAGTTATCCGCGCTGAGCGGCAGTTTGCTCGGGCGGTTTTCGCGTTTTAAAAGCGTACATCAGTCAGATATTATCGCCATGGCCGCTGCGGGCGGGCTGGCGGCGGTGTATCACGCTCCGTTTGCCGGCGCGCTGTTTGTGGCGGAAATCGCCTTTGGGGTGACCGCTGTTCAGCGCCTGATCCCGCTGTTTATCTCCGCGTCGGTCGCGGTGCTTACCGTGCGGTCGCTGACCAGTTACGCGCCGCTGTATTTGTATTCTTCCGCCTCGTTCAGCCCCTCTTTTGGCGCGATTTTTACCGTGCTGATTATCGGCATGGCGACGGGGATCCTCGGGCCGTTATTCATCTCATCAATCGATAAAGTGCGCCAGTGGATGAAACCCATCTCGCATCCCGCGCTGCGTCTGGGCCTGGGCGGGCTGGGCGTCGGGCTGGTGGCGATGATTTCGCCGCGGGTGCTCGGCAACGGTTTCGAGGTGATTGATTTAATCCTCAATAACGGCGATTTGCAGACGTCATTACTGGTGCTGCTGATCCTGAAAATTGTCGCCACGGCGATCACCATCGGGTCCGGTGCGGTCGGCGGGTTGTTTACGCCGTCGTTACTGATTGGTGCGGCGGGCGGGGCGCTGGTGTGTACTTTCCTGCAATGGCTGGGGTTCGATCCCGGTCCGGTCGGGTTATATGCCGCGATCGGCATGAGTGCATTGCTGGCGGCGACCAGTCACGCGCCGCTGATGTCGATCATGATGGCGTTCGAAATGACCCTCAACAGCTCGCTGTTGTTCCCGCTGATGCTGGCGACGGCGATTTCTTATGTCGTGGCCTCGCGCCTGAAAGTCGGCGGCACGTATCCGGTGCTGACACGGCACAACGCGCGGTTCGCAGCGAAAAATGCTTTTGAATACAGCACGGTGGCATCGCTGATTTCGCCTTGTTCAAAAATGTACGTCGATGCCTCGCTGTCTGAAGTGGTCAGCGAAGGGTTGAAACAGCGCACGCGGTATGTGTACGTGGTGGACAGACAGGAACGTTTTCTCGGCGTGGTACCCACCAATGTGGTGGCGGCCGGGCTTATCGATGGCAGTGTGAAATCTGACAGCCCGATAGACCCGTTTATTGAGCAGGAATTCACGACGATTTTCCAGCAGGCCAGTTACGAACAGGCGTGGGCGATGTTCAGCAATTCGCCGCTTGAACGTTTACCGGTGCTGGAAAACGCCGGATCCCGCCGTCTGCTGGGCGTGATCACCAAAGCCGCGCTGCTGAATAAAGCCAAAGATTTCCTGTAG
- a CDS encoding LPXTG cell wall anchor domain-containing protein, with protein MATPRQPMTVARRLLRNSLILLVIGIVATIHGLVVGSPETPPGEMAPQLMLGIWFIFIGCVMALISGLVIRNKKKKGEL; from the coding sequence ATGGCCACCCCAAGACAACCTATGACCGTAGCCCGCCGTTTACTTCGCAACAGCCTGATTTTATTGGTTATCGGTATTGTTGCCACGATCCACGGTTTAGTGGTCGGCAGTCCGGAAACCCCGCCGGGAGAAATGGCACCGCAACTGATGCTCGGCATCTGGTTTATCTTTATCGGCTGCGTGATGGCGCTGATCAGCGGGTTAGTGATCCGCAACAAAAAGAAAAAAGGCGAACTCTGA